The Huiozyma naganishii CBS 8797 chromosome 1, complete genome genome window below encodes:
- the MRI1 gene encoding S-methyl-5-thioribose-1-phosphate isomerase MRI1 (similar to Saccharomyces cerevisiae YPR118W; ancestral locus Anc_3.451), with translation MSLEAIKFDRSNPKDVSVKVLNQLVLPYATTYIPIHTINDGFGVISSMQVRGAPAIAIVGVLSILLETQLLANEYFAETQCFYDTSNWKAIQTRLSERLDYLLLSRPTAVNLSNSLKNVSALLMSSSELSAFNSQLFTYACNLIDDDLANNTKMGDNGARFILESLENESYNDDFAVLTICNTGSLATSGYGTALGVIRSLWKDSQNKSQKSVKKTKTLSNSKAKLTHVYPLETRPYNQGSRLTAYELLHDNIPATLITDSSLAYRIKTSPIPIKAAFVGADRIVRNGDTANKIGTLQLALICQHFGIKFFVVAPKTTIDNKTESGDDIVVEERDPNEFRLTSGTLISSDGKTPALNEKGEPISAKVGTAPPQINVWNPAFDITSHDLIDGIVTEQGVFTKNIEGGFDLEKLF, from the coding sequence CATTCCAATTCATACCATCAACGATGGATTTGGTGTCATTAGTTCCATGCAAGTGCGGGGTGCACCAGCAATAGCCATAGTTGGAGTGTTATCTATACTGCTAGAAACACAGCTCTTGGCTAATGAATACTTTGCTGAAACTCAATGCTTTTACGATACCTCTAATTGGAAGGCTATCCAGACAAGGTTAAGTGAAAGGTTGGAttatcttcttctcagCAGACCCACTGCTGTAAACTTATCCAACTCCTTGAAAAATGTCTCTGCGCTGCTGATGAGCTCCTCAGAATTAAGTGCCTTTAATTCCCAGTTGTTCACCTATGCATGTAACCTGATAGACGATGATCTGGCAAACAACACGAAAATGGGGGACAATGGGGCAAGATTTATCCTTGAGTCCCTCGAAAACGAATCATATAACGATGATTTTGCTGTGCTAACTATCTGCAATACCGGATCTCTGGCCACTTCTGGTTATGGTACTGCTCTAGGTGTTATCCGTTCTTTGTGGAAAGATTCTCAAAATAAGAGTCAAAAATCagtgaagaagacgaagacgcTGTCCAACAGTAAAGCCAAACTCACACACGTTTATCCATTGGAAACTAGACCATACAACCAAGGGTCTCGACTAACAGCGTACGAGCTATTGCACGACAATATCCCGGCTACACTGATTACAGACAGTTCTCTTGCCTACAGAATAAAGACGAGCCCAATCCCAATCAAGGCGGCTTTTGTTGGCGCGGATAGGATTGTACGTAACGGTGACACAGCCAACAAGATTGGCACGCTACAATTGGCCCTTATTTGCCAACACTTTGGCATTAAATTTTTTGTAGTGGCTCCTAAAACTACAATCGATAACAAGACCGAATCTGGAGATGATATTGTTGTAGAAGAGAGAGATCCGAATGAATTCCGGTTAACTAGTGGTActttgatttcttcagaTGGGAAAACTCCAGCTTTGAACGAGAAGGGCGAACCAATTTCTGCTAAAGTTGGGACCGCACCACCACAAATCAATGTATGGAATCCTGCCTTTGACATCACTTCTCATGATCTTATTGATGGTATTGTTACTGAACAAGGTGTATTTACTAAAAATATCGAAGGGGGTTTTGACTTGGAGAAACTATTCTAG
- the CLB2 gene encoding B-type cyclin CLB2 (similar to Saccharomyces cerevisiae CLB1 (YGR108W) and CLB2 (YPR119W); ancestral locus Anc_3.452), whose protein sequence is MSSNERNTGDNINNASNKLSSNVQRLALNNVTNTTLSHENSIQHLKGTKPDQSKLSSQNLPQKEDVLRETVRTQPSFSDNKENCDPYTKSTGNSNPSISEMTQCNTQVENVQTIASTQSNNISHSNTAVEEKLIDTTKKRPISTVVEQEEPKKFKVCDENGEEEYIWEDLDAEDVNDPFMVSEYVNDIFEYLHRLEIITLPKKDDLYKHRNIRQNRDILVNWLVKIHNKFGLLPETLYLAINIMDRFLCRELVQLDKLQLVGTSCLFIASKYEEVYSPSIKHFASETDGACTEEEIKEGEKFILKTLEMNLNYPNPMNFLRRISKADDYDIQSRTLAKFLLEISLVDFRFIGMLPSLCAAAAMFLSRKMLGKGKWDGNLIHYCGGYTKTQLAPVCDMIMDYLTSPIVHDEFHRKYQSRRFMKASVISVQWALKVRKNGYDIMTLHETN, encoded by the coding sequence ATGTCCTCAAACGAGCGCAATACAGGTGATAACATAAATAATGCTTCGAATAAACTGTCAAGCAACGTCCAAAGACTGGCTTTGAATAATGTGACAAATACGACACTCTCTCATGAAAACAGCATCCAACATCTGAAAGGAACGAAACCGGATCAGTCGAAACTTTCCTCACAAAATCTTCCTCAAAAGGAGGATGTTCTAAGAGAAACGGTTCGGACGCAACCTTCTTTCAGCGATAATAAGGAAAACTGCGACCCTTACACAAAGTCGACAGGTAATTCGAACCCCAGTATAAGTGAAATGACCCAATGCAATACTCAGGTCGAAAATGTTCAAACTATTGCAAGTACCCAATCGAATAATATTAGTCACAGCAACAcagctgttgaagaaaaactgaTTGACACAACCAAAAAGAGACCCATATCAACTGTCGtagaacaagaagaacctaaaaaattcaaagtttgTGACGAGAATGGCGAAGAGGAATACATTTGGGAGGATCTTGATGCTGAAGATGTCAATGATCCCTTCATGGTCAGTGAATACGTGaatgatatttttgaatatCTACATCGTCTAGAAATTATAACATTGCCCAAGAAAGATGATCTATACAAACACAGAAACATAAGACAGAATAGGGATATTTTGGTAAACTGGTTGGTGAAGATCCACAACAAGTTTGGACTTCTACCAGAAACACTCTACCTAGCGATCAATATCATGGATCGTTTTCTATGCCGGGAATTGGTACAACTTGATAAACTTCAGTTGGTAGGCACTTCATGCCTCTTTATTGCATCTAAATATGAAGAAGTCTACTCCCCAAGCATAAAGCACTTTGCCTCAGAAACAGATGGCGCTTgcacagaagaagaaatcaagGAGGGAGAGAAattcattttgaaaacgttAGAGATGAATCTTAACTACCCCAATCCAATGAACTTTTTAAGAAGAATATCCAAGGCAGATGACTACGATATACAGTCCCGAACGCTCGCCAAATTCTTGTTGGAGATTTCATTGGTAGATTTCAGGTTTATTGGCATGCTACCTTCACTCTGCGCAGCCGCAGCAATGTTTTTATCCAGGAAGATGTtaggaaaaggaaaatgGGATGGTAATTTGATTCATTATTGTGGGGGCTACACCAAGACACAACTAGCACCAGTGTGTGACATGATTATGGACTATCTAACTAGTCCAATTGTCCACGACGAATTCCATAGAAAATACCAATCAAGAAGGTTTATGAAGGCATCTGTGATATCTGTTCAGTGGGCATTAAAGGTGAGAAAAAATGGTTACGATATTATGACGTTACATGAAACCAATTGA
- the CLB5 gene encoding B-type cyclin CLB5 (similar to Saccharomyces cerevisiae CLB6 (YGR109C) and CLB5 (YPR120C); ancestral locus Anc_3.453) yields the protein MDSESPQTQRRSDSGESTIVTKGNHATGKQFPNEENEVSSLIGEKKRGLGPAVKSNRGALSERDANSVNPTAAKDRKRALNIVSEQRPTTREPSAAIYSNVQKKRRIFNDFESAAPGVKGTEQTLTKNGSDALADDTTFNTWEDLDRLEEGDVFLVPEYANDIFEHLYKRELETLPSHNYLVKHQSQIYYRPSVRAILIDWLVEVHEKFQCFPETLYLAINIMDRFFAGNRVATDKLQLVAVSALFMAAKFEEVHLPKLSEYAYITAGAATNTSIKKAELFMLTSLKFDLGWPNPLNFLRRISKADNYDTDTRNVGKLLLEHAICSPKFITTKPSLVAAMSMYIARQVTHKDKELWNKSLKHYSGGIDPLHDPEFQKLCKELIQELANPSTVLNSLLTKSADQSKYGSIFNDTCTWCKHQLACNFEGLFTL from the coding sequence ATGGACTCGGAATCACCACAAacgcagagaagaagcGACTCTGGAGAAAGTACCATTGTAACAAAGGGAAACCATGCAACTGGCAAGCAGTTCCCCAACGAGGAGAACGAGGTTTCCAGTTTAATTGgtgagaagaaaagaggTCTCGGTCCAGCCGTGAAGAGTAATCGGGGTGCCCTGTCAGAAAGAGACGCGAATTCTGTAAACCCTACTGCGGCGAAGGACAGGAAAAGAGCTTTAAATATTGTTTCAGAACAGAGACCGACTACCAGAGAACCAAGTGCAGCGATATATTCGAACgtccaaaagaagaggcGTATCTTTAACGACTTTGAGTCGGCGGCACCAGGGGTAAAAGGCACCGAACAGACCCTCACTAAAAATGGAAGCGACGCTCTCGCCGACGATACGACGTTCAATACATGGGAAGATCTAGATCGCTTGGAAGAAGGCGATGTGTTCTTGGTACCGGAGTATGCAAACGATATCTTCGAGCATTTATACAAAAGGGAGTTGGAGACCCTACCCTCGCATAACTATTTGGTTAAACATCAAAGTCAGATATATTATAGACCTTCAGTGCGAGCGATACTGATAGATTGGCTCGTGGAAGTTCATGAGAAATTTCAATGCTTTCCAGAAACGCTGTATTTGGCAATAAATATCATGGATAGGTTCTTTGCTGGTAACCGGGTCGCTACCGACAAACTACAACTAGTGGCGGTCTCTGCTCTCTTTATGGCtgcaaaatttgaagaagtacatCTACCCAAACTATCAGAGTATGCATACATCACAGCTGGTGCAGCAACAAATACTAGCATAAAGAAAGCTGAACTATTCATGCTAACTTCATTGAAATTTGACCTGGGCTGGCCAAAtcctttgaattttctACGAAGGATATCAAAAGCTGATAACTACGATACAGACACTAGAAACGTTGGTAAACTCCTATTGGAACATGCTATTTGTTCACCAAAGTTTATAACCACCAAACCTTCTCTCGTGGCTGCTATGTCTATGTACATTGCGAGGCAAGTTACCCACAAGGATAAAGAATTATGGAACAAATCTTTAAAACATTACAGTGGTGGTATCGACCCTCTACATGATCcagaatttcaaaaattgtGCAAAGAACTAATACAGGAGCTTGCCAATCCCTCCACAGTGCTGAATTCGCTGCTAACTAAATCGGCGGATCAATCAAAATACGGTAGCATATTCAACGATACATGTACGTGGTGTAAACACCAACTGGCATGTAATTTTGAAGGATTATTTACGTTGTAA